Proteins from a genomic interval of Nitrospina gracilis Nb-211:
- a CDS encoding metallophosphoesterase family protein yields the protein MKFLILSDLHSNLESLNAFIRISKKLEYDKIICLGDLVGYNANPNEIVDWVRANADLALAGNHDYAVVEKTDTSYFNPHALKACEWTREALTMDNFKYLQSLPAIEKKYRITWAHSSPCEPEEWHYITNPYDGVDNFPAFDTQLCFVGHTHRPLILKQEPDGNIEAGLSDVYELQPDSRYIINVGSLGQPRDGNPQASFVSYDTETKTIEFHRFEYEVECTQEKIHEEGLPTFLAERLAAGV from the coding sequence ATGAAGTTTCTGATACTGTCCGATCTGCACAGCAACCTCGAATCGCTGAACGCTTTCATCCGTATCAGCAAAAAACTCGAGTATGACAAAATAATCTGTTTGGGGGATCTGGTGGGGTACAACGCCAACCCGAACGAGATCGTGGACTGGGTGCGCGCAAATGCCGACCTGGCCCTCGCCGGCAACCACGATTACGCCGTGGTCGAAAAGACGGATACCAGCTACTTCAATCCCCATGCGCTCAAGGCCTGCGAGTGGACCCGCGAGGCGTTGACCATGGACAACTTCAAATACCTGCAATCGCTTCCCGCGATCGAGAAAAAATACCGCATCACCTGGGCCCATTCCTCGCCCTGCGAGCCGGAGGAATGGCATTACATCACCAACCCCTACGACGGGGTGGACAATTTCCCCGCATTCGACACCCAACTCTGCTTCGTGGGACACACCCACCGGCCGCTGATCCTGAAACAGGAGCCCGACGGCAACATCGAAGCCGGGCTTTCCGACGTGTACGAACTGCAACCGGACAGCCGTTACATCATCAATGTGGGCAGTCTGGGACAACCTCGGGATGGAAACCCGCAGGCTTCTTTTGTGTCCTACGACACCGAGACCAAAACCATCGAGTTTCATCGTTTCGAATACGAGGTGGAGTGCACCCAGGAAAAAATCCACGAAGAAGGCCTGCCCACGTTCCTGGCCGAACGCTTGGCCGCAGGTGTCTGA
- a CDS encoding N-acetylmuramoyl-L-alanine amidase: MTRQTFVIGRLGRVLQIAAVACLLSGFLPGSALAKPSAASPAHSLYDNAKKAYYQLLENAKRVPNRDDWVSVIRLFEKVLITYPQTELAYKATFTVGRLYQKLGKKLDLESDLREAGRYYSILLKEYPEGHLNDDSLFQLADIDLHLKDYQGARERLQNLLKQYPDGDKVEASRTELKRLVRLITNAPTPNPAPISVVEAQSKDHLTPQKPQNLETTPKTVEPVEKNKHVPLVVVDAGHGGKDHGAIGHHGLKEKEVNLNISKQVAAILTHRYKLRVVLTRDDDRFIELADRGKIANQKDADLFVSIHANAAPHKAAEGIETYYLGSGATEQARETASRENGTLIYSVADDEVQQILASLISTTKINDSSRLASKVQRTLHGSMVKHYQDVHDLGVKEGPFFVLHDTNMPSILVEVGFVTNRREEKRLSSQAYQKALAEAIAKGIYEFLKEKAPSI, encoded by the coding sequence ATGACCAGGCAAACCTTTGTGATAGGGAGGCTTGGAAGAGTTCTCCAGATTGCGGCGGTGGCATGCCTTCTATCCGGGTTCCTGCCCGGCTCCGCATTGGCCAAGCCCAGCGCTGCCTCACCGGCCCACAGCCTTTACGACAACGCCAAAAAAGCCTATTACCAGCTGTTGGAAAACGCCAAGCGGGTTCCGAACCGGGACGACTGGGTTTCCGTCATTCGCCTGTTTGAAAAGGTGCTGATCACCTACCCGCAAACTGAACTGGCCTACAAGGCGACGTTCACTGTCGGCCGCCTGTATCAAAAGCTCGGCAAAAAGTTGGATCTGGAATCGGATCTGCGGGAGGCTGGGCGGTATTACTCGATTTTGCTCAAGGAATATCCGGAAGGCCATCTGAATGACGACAGCCTGTTTCAACTGGCCGACATCGATTTGCATCTCAAGGATTACCAGGGTGCCCGTGAGCGCCTGCAAAATCTGCTCAAGCAGTACCCGGACGGAGACAAGGTGGAGGCCTCGCGTACAGAATTGAAACGGCTGGTGAGGCTGATCACGAACGCCCCGACGCCGAATCCGGCGCCCATCTCCGTGGTGGAGGCGCAGAGCAAAGACCACCTCACCCCGCAAAAACCGCAGAATCTGGAGACGACGCCCAAAACCGTCGAGCCGGTGGAGAAAAACAAGCATGTGCCGCTGGTGGTGGTGGATGCGGGACACGGCGGCAAGGACCACGGTGCCATCGGCCACCACGGTTTGAAGGAGAAGGAAGTCAACCTCAACATATCGAAACAAGTCGCGGCCATTCTCACCCATCGTTACAAACTGCGTGTGGTGCTGACCCGTGACGACGACCGTTTTATTGAACTCGCCGACCGCGGCAAGATCGCCAATCAGAAAGACGCGGACCTGTTCGTCTCCATCCACGCCAACGCCGCGCCGCACAAGGCCGCCGAAGGCATTGAGACCTACTACCTGGGAAGCGGCGCCACCGAGCAGGCGCGGGAAACAGCCTCGCGTGAAAACGGCACCCTGATTTATTCCGTCGCCGATGACGAAGTTCAGCAGATCCTCGCCAGCCTCATCAGCACCACCAAGATCAACGACTCTTCCAGGCTGGCGTCCAAAGTACAGAGAACCCTTCACGGGAGCATGGTAAAACACTACCAGGATGTGCATGATCTGGGGGTGAAGGAAGGACCGTTTTTCGTTCTTCACGACACCAACATGCCGAGTATCCTGGTGGAGGTGGGATTTGTCACCAACCGCCGTGAAGAAAAACGCCTGAGCTCGCAAGCCTATCAGAAGGCCCTGGCGGAAGCGATCGCCAAGGGCATCTACGAGTTCCTGAAAGAAAAAGCACCTTCCATTTAG
- the der gene encoding ribosome biogenesis GTPase Der — translation MLPHIAIVGRANVGKSTLFNRITRSRSAIVHDMPGVTRDRMYGQAEWDGKPFMVIDTGGIDLAGGNTIELQVREQGELAIRESDVIVFVVDGQQGILPQDREVIELLRRSGKPLILAVNKIDDPVHEVRISDFYELGVKFTIPISAEHNIGISGLMDIVAEELARVPVEPDIELPENGAIRVAIVGKPNAGKSSIINRLLNSDRCIVSEIPGTTRDTVDLPLEYEGHPFILMDTAGIRRKGKTTKVVEKFSVIMALKALERCDVAVLVIDGAEGVSEQDATIAGYAFERGRGLLLAINKWDLVQEKGLVKEEVEARVRLKLKFVDFAPMIKVSAKSGFGFPKFFEEVRSVFGEFSRKIPTGRLNDCIQKAIQRNPMSSYKGKFLKLYYATQVRSGPPTFECFVNYPQGVHFSYQRYLVNSLRKAFGFSGTPVRMIFSSRHQDE, via the coding sequence ATGCTTCCCCACATCGCCATCGTTGGCCGCGCCAATGTTGGCAAATCCACCCTGTTCAACCGCATCACCCGTAGCCGGTCGGCGATCGTGCATGATATGCCGGGGGTCACCCGCGACCGCATGTACGGTCAGGCGGAATGGGACGGCAAGCCGTTCATGGTGATCGACACCGGCGGCATTGATCTCGCCGGGGGCAACACCATCGAATTGCAGGTCCGGGAGCAGGGAGAACTGGCCATTCGAGAGTCCGATGTAATTGTTTTCGTTGTGGATGGCCAGCAGGGCATTCTGCCACAGGATCGGGAAGTGATCGAACTCCTGAGGCGCTCGGGAAAACCCTTGATTTTAGCCGTAAACAAAATCGACGATCCGGTGCATGAAGTTAGAATTTCCGATTTTTATGAGCTGGGGGTAAAATTCACTATTCCGATTTCAGCCGAGCATAATATAGGTATTTCCGGACTAATGGATATTGTCGCTGAGGAGTTGGCCCGCGTTCCGGTAGAGCCGGATATCGAACTTCCTGAAAACGGGGCCATCCGGGTGGCCATCGTGGGCAAGCCCAACGCCGGAAAGTCTTCTATAATCAACAGGCTGTTGAACTCTGACCGGTGCATCGTTTCGGAGATCCCGGGAACCACGCGGGATACCGTGGATCTGCCTCTGGAATACGAGGGCCACCCTTTTATTTTGATGGACACAGCGGGCATCCGGCGCAAGGGAAAAACCACAAAAGTAGTTGAAAAATTTAGTGTTATAATGGCATTGAAGGCGCTGGAGCGATGCGATGTGGCGGTGCTTGTGATCGACGGAGCGGAAGGCGTCTCCGAGCAGGACGCCACCATTGCGGGTTACGCTTTTGAGCGCGGTCGAGGCCTTTTACTGGCCATCAACAAGTGGGATCTGGTCCAGGAAAAGGGCCTCGTAAAGGAGGAGGTGGAGGCGCGGGTTAGATTGAAATTGAAATTTGTTGATTTTGCTCCTATGATAAAAGTGTCGGCTAAAAGCGGATTCGGATTTCCTAAATTCTTTGAAGAGGTGCGGTCGGTTTTTGGGGAATTTTCGAGAAAAATTCCTACAGGACGACTCAATGATTGCATTCAAAAAGCAATCCAAAGGAACCCGATGAGCTCCTATAAAGGAAAGTTTTTGAAACTTTATTATGCGACACAGGTTCGCAGTGGCCCGCCGACGTTTGAATGCTTTGTCAATTACCCGCAGGGTGTCCATTTTTCTTACCAACGTTACCTGGTCAACAGCCTGCGAAAAGCATTCGGCTTTTCGGGAACGCCGGTGCGAATGATTTTTTCGTCCCGTCATCAGGATGAATAG
- a CDS encoding cyclic nucleotide-binding domain-containing protein: protein MSFDLHKGYNFRILETDDFGRICFGCPPGVVKDFSQREESLPSKYVLPLRTFVNGTNRFDFEFILYTYLFIKPGRQKVSIFCTEDQKNRFKAIFEETLFGPNFYNLLKAEFYRFGRIHHFSSEEREYYLAFLEKLSRNKKLWHVFEGQVAKHVPDKDMHARLAEPISTLLENERWLASKKIKNIERTFAQHYARCAQLKVEMELFALAKEEDREDFLENVADFHVFDSAGVVEVKGDVDKRKKLKIRQVRPSEFEVYQNNILRCQFDILNLDRHSVPTRIERAEKPFMGVTFLGVGSGFTHKRHNSCMIAWSEGKGIMVDAFSDNDRAIVQHGISGEDVPYMFLTHIHSDHDAGFIEKILSGQRLKVLSSRIIFESFLRKIQAVTLFPAEVLENLVDFIELEPYKKVKLPGFKRTFIEFDYSFHSIPTGRFKLSYKDENGKARTIAHSGDTKYDRDLVNSWYENGHLSPERREQILGFIWDADLIMHDVGGGPIHTDFESLLHLDPALARKVVLVHHDKEPPEHPYMRSAHEGQTEILIKGQAMPVKPKVEDLKHAGLFRNTPQKELEDIIQHSQVLEYQPNDVVFAKGDVGDSFYIILDGFAEIILNKRKSIIYEKGMFFGELAISTENPRRRATVKAMSRLTLVKVPKEYYSRVKLPKITDDFYKLGNFFNSSIRPGLVASLGEGDLVQWSKNERIFDKGIRKGDVFVILSGQVQIPNEQSGESEGVFLSSGDVLGEITSQERSIQKLLHVTDMPKTSNALAASERVSAVRLKSQQLSKIFKSYPSFFGTVYQRMKKLQTVLC from the coding sequence ATGAGCTTCGACCTTCATAAGGGGTACAACTTTCGCATCCTCGAAACGGATGATTTCGGCCGCATCTGTTTCGGTTGCCCGCCGGGTGTGGTGAAAGACTTTTCCCAGCGTGAGGAAAGCCTGCCGTCCAAATACGTTCTCCCCCTTCGCACCTTCGTCAACGGCACCAACCGGTTCGATTTCGAATTCATTCTTTACACGTACCTGTTCATCAAGCCCGGTCGGCAGAAGGTTTCCATCTTCTGTACCGAGGACCAGAAAAACCGCTTCAAGGCGATTTTCGAAGAAACCCTGTTCGGCCCCAACTTTTACAACCTGCTCAAGGCGGAGTTTTACCGGTTCGGCCGGATCCATCATTTCTCCTCCGAGGAGAGGGAATACTACCTGGCGTTTCTGGAAAAGTTGTCCAGAAACAAAAAGCTGTGGCATGTGTTTGAAGGCCAGGTCGCCAAGCATGTGCCCGACAAGGACATGCACGCCCGCCTGGCGGAGCCCATATCCACCCTGCTGGAAAACGAGCGGTGGCTGGCTTCCAAAAAAATCAAGAATATCGAGCGCACCTTCGCCCAGCATTATGCCCGTTGCGCCCAGTTGAAGGTCGAGATGGAACTGTTCGCTCTGGCCAAAGAGGAAGACCGCGAAGATTTTCTGGAAAACGTGGCGGACTTCCATGTGTTTGACAGCGCCGGCGTGGTGGAGGTGAAGGGCGATGTGGACAAGCGCAAGAAACTCAAAATCCGCCAGGTCCGGCCCTCGGAATTTGAGGTGTACCAGAACAATATCCTCCGCTGTCAATTCGATATTTTGAATCTCGACCGCCATTCCGTGCCGACGCGGATTGAGCGTGCGGAAAAACCGTTCATGGGCGTGACGTTTCTCGGCGTCGGTTCCGGGTTCACCCACAAGCGTCACAACAGTTGCATGATCGCCTGGTCGGAGGGCAAGGGCATCATGGTCGATGCCTTCAGCGACAACGACCGCGCCATCGTTCAGCACGGCATTTCCGGCGAAGATGTGCCCTACATGTTCCTCACGCACATTCACTCCGATCACGATGCGGGCTTCATTGAAAAAATTCTTTCCGGCCAGCGGCTCAAAGTATTGAGTAGCCGCATCATCTTCGAGAGCTTTCTCAGAAAGATCCAGGCGGTTACCTTGTTCCCGGCGGAAGTGCTGGAGAACCTGGTGGATTTTATCGAGCTCGAACCCTACAAGAAGGTCAAGCTTCCAGGGTTCAAGCGCACTTTCATCGAGTTCGATTATTCATTTCACTCCATCCCCACCGGCCGTTTCAAGCTGAGCTACAAGGATGAAAACGGCAAGGCCCGGACCATCGCGCATTCCGGCGATACCAAATACGACCGCGACCTGGTGAATTCCTGGTACGAAAACGGCCACCTGTCGCCGGAACGGCGGGAGCAGATTCTGGGATTCATCTGGGATGCGGATCTCATCATGCACGATGTGGGAGGTGGTCCCATTCATACCGACTTTGAGTCACTGTTGCATCTTGATCCCGCACTGGCGCGCAAAGTCGTTCTGGTCCACCACGACAAGGAGCCGCCGGAACATCCATACATGCGCTCGGCGCACGAGGGGCAGACCGAGATATTGATCAAAGGTCAGGCGATGCCGGTCAAGCCGAAAGTCGAGGACCTCAAACATGCGGGCCTGTTCCGCAACACGCCGCAAAAGGAACTGGAAGACATCATTCAGCATTCGCAAGTGCTGGAATACCAGCCGAACGACGTGGTGTTTGCCAAAGGCGATGTCGGCGATTCGTTTTACATCATCCTCGACGGGTTTGCGGAGATCATCCTGAACAAGCGCAAATCCATCATCTACGAAAAAGGAATGTTTTTCGGCGAACTCGCTATCTCCACCGAAAATCCGCGGCGGCGCGCCACGGTGAAAGCCATGTCGCGTCTGACCCTGGTCAAAGTGCCGAAGGAATACTACTCGCGCGTCAAACTGCCGAAAATCACCGACGACTTCTACAAGCTGGGCAACTTTTTCAACAGTTCCATCCGTCCGGGCCTCGTGGCCTCCCTGGGCGAAGGCGATCTCGTGCAGTGGAGCAAGAACGAGAGGATTTTCGACAAGGGCATCCGCAAGGGCGATGTGTTTGTCATTCTCTCCGGACAGGTGCAGATCCCCAACGAACAAAGCGGAGAGTCGGAAGGGGTGTTCCTTTCGAGTGGCGATGTTCTCGGCGAAATCACGTCCCAGGAGCGTTCCATTCAAAAGCTCCTTCATGTCACGGATATGCCTAAAACTTCCAATGCCTTGGCGGCGAGCGAACGGGTGTCCGCCGTGCGCCTCAAATCCCAGCAGTTGAGTAAAATCTTCAAATCCTATCCCTCCTTTTTTGGCACGGTTTATCAACGCATGAAAAAACTGCAAACTGTGCTATGCTAA
- the fusA gene encoding elongation factor G, protein MKPYSPENIRNVGFIGHGGAGKTSILESILYLTGVSDRLGKVGDNSSVMDYDPDEAKRGHSISASLSYCEYQKNKLNLLDTPGSNNFVTDTPGCIRVVDGVVVVISAEAGVQYYTEKTWQWADQQDLQKIIFINKMDSDKANLKAALDAAKKKFKINPMLVQVPVGSGGSFSGVVDLIENKYYKYEKGGKGVGQPEDIPADLVDEVETSRAELVEVVAEADDDLIETYLEKGELSDEEFHTGLQVGIQKGQLVPVLLGAGAQGIGTDRLLDAMLEYLPSPEKRPPQKAVSLKDDKEVEVKPDPAGPLAALVFKTIVDPYAGKLTLFRVFSGTLKGDSSVYNATQGGSEKLSQLLNLQGKKQVPVTEVPAGDIAVVAKLKSTTTNDTLTVASSGVKFEPIEFPKPVLARAMIPKTRADEEKISNALARLVEEDPSLSVERDPQTHQLLVSGLGQEHLDVIIERLKRRFSVDVDTKPPKVPYRETIRGKTKVQGKHKKQSGGRGQFGDCWLEIMPLPRGRGFEFENKIVGGAIPKTYIPAVEKGVQEAMEHGAVANYPMVDVKVVLYDGSYHDVDSSEMAFKIAGSIGFKKGVKDCKPILLEPIMTMEVNVPSECVGDVMGDLNSKRGKILGVDASDEDQTIRAHVPMASILNYAPELRALTGGRGVFVMEFDHYDVVPEHLTAKIVEETRAEAEASQ, encoded by the coding sequence ATGAAGCCGTACAGTCCTGAAAACATCCGGAATGTTGGATTCATCGGGCATGGAGGGGCGGGCAAGACTTCCATCCTTGAAAGCATCCTGTACCTCACCGGCGTCTCCGACCGGCTGGGCAAGGTCGGCGACAACTCCTCGGTCATGGACTACGATCCCGATGAAGCCAAACGGGGTCACTCCATCAGCGCTTCCCTTTCCTATTGCGAATATCAGAAGAACAAACTCAACCTTCTGGACACCCCCGGTTCCAACAACTTTGTCACGGACACGCCGGGTTGCATCCGCGTGGTGGACGGCGTGGTGGTCGTCATCTCCGCCGAGGCGGGGGTCCAGTACTACACGGAAAAAACCTGGCAATGGGCGGACCAGCAGGATCTTCAGAAAATCATATTCATCAATAAAATGGACAGCGACAAGGCCAACCTGAAGGCCGCGCTGGACGCCGCCAAGAAAAAATTCAAGATCAATCCCATGCTCGTGCAGGTGCCGGTCGGCAGTGGCGGATCATTTTCCGGCGTGGTCGATTTGATCGAGAACAAATACTACAAATACGAAAAAGGTGGCAAAGGCGTGGGCCAGCCGGAAGACATCCCCGCCGACCTGGTGGACGAAGTGGAAACCAGCCGCGCGGAGTTGGTCGAGGTGGTGGCGGAGGCCGACGACGATCTCATCGAAACCTATCTGGAAAAGGGCGAGCTTTCCGACGAAGAATTCCATACCGGCCTGCAGGTGGGCATCCAGAAGGGACAACTGGTCCCGGTGCTTCTCGGTGCGGGAGCGCAGGGTATCGGCACCGACCGTCTGCTCGATGCCATGCTGGAATATCTCCCGTCACCGGAAAAACGTCCACCGCAAAAAGCGGTGTCCCTGAAAGACGATAAGGAAGTGGAAGTGAAGCCGGACCCCGCTGGCCCCCTGGCGGCACTGGTGTTCAAAACCATCGTCGATCCCTATGCGGGGAAACTGACCCTGTTCCGCGTGTTCTCGGGCACGTTGAAGGGGGATTCCTCCGTGTACAACGCCACGCAGGGCGGTTCGGAAAAATTGAGCCAGCTTCTTAACCTGCAAGGCAAAAAACAGGTGCCGGTGACGGAGGTGCCGGCGGGAGACATTGCGGTGGTGGCGAAACTGAAATCGACCACCACCAACGACACGCTCACCGTCGCCTCCTCCGGCGTGAAGTTCGAACCCATTGAGTTTCCAAAACCAGTGCTGGCCCGCGCCATGATTCCGAAGACACGGGCTGACGAGGAAAAGATCAGCAACGCGCTGGCGCGGCTGGTGGAGGAGGATCCGTCTCTCAGCGTGGAGCGCGACCCGCAGACGCATCAACTGCTGGTGTCTGGGTTGGGCCAGGAGCACCTCGATGTGATCATCGAACGCCTCAAGCGCCGGTTCAGCGTGGATGTGGACACGAAGCCGCCGAAGGTTCCGTACCGGGAAACCATCCGTGGCAAAACCAAGGTGCAGGGCAAGCACAAAAAACAAAGCGGCGGGCGCGGCCAGTTCGGCGACTGCTGGCTGGAGATCATGCCCCTGCCGCGCGGACGCGGATTCGAGTTCGAGAACAAAATCGTCGGCGGCGCCATCCCGAAAACCTACATTCCCGCAGTGGAAAAAGGCGTGCAGGAAGCGATGGAACATGGCGCCGTGGCCAATTACCCGATGGTCGACGTGAAGGTTGTCCTTTACGACGGCTCGTATCATGATGTGGATTCGTCGGAGATGGCGTTCAAGATCGCGGGGTCGATCGGGTTCAAGAAAGGCGTCAAGGACTGCAAACCGATTTTGCTGGAACCCATCATGACGATGGAAGTCAATGTGCCCAGCGAGTGCGTCGGCGACGTGATGGGCGATCTCAACTCCAAGCGGGGAAAGATTCTGGGCGTGGACGCGAGCGACGAGGACCAGACCATTCGCGCACACGTGCCGATGGCGTCCATCCTCAACTACGCTCCGGAGCTGCGCGCGCTGACCGGTGGACGCGGGGTGTTTGTGATGGAGTTCGACCACTATGACGTGGTGCCGGAACACCTGACCGCCAAGATTGTCGAAGAAACCCGTGCGGAAGCAGAAGCTTCCCAATGA
- a CDS encoding integration host factor subunit alpha, with product MPNSPEIGTVVKADLVDKVYDKVGFTRKEAAQAVEVVFEEIKNALIRGEDVRIVGFASFNLRDKKARKARNPSTGEPIVIQPRRVLSFKPSKQLLQSTNRETDESQTS from the coding sequence TTGCCCAACTCGCCGGAAATTGGAACCGTGGTCAAGGCCGACCTGGTTGATAAGGTTTACGACAAGGTCGGCTTCACACGTAAGGAAGCCGCACAGGCGGTGGAAGTGGTGTTCGAGGAGATCAAAAATGCGCTGATCCGCGGTGAGGACGTGCGCATCGTCGGTTTTGCCAGCTTCAACCTGCGTGACAAAAAAGCCCGCAAGGCGAGAAATCCCAGTACGGGTGAGCCCATCGTCATTCAGCCGAGGCGGGTTCTGTCGTTCAAACCCAGCAAGCAACTGTTGCAGTCCACCAACCGTGAAACCGATGAGTCTCAAACTTCCTGA
- a CDS encoding MerR family transcriptional regulator: MSLKLPDKLFFKIGEVAEIAGVEQHVLRYWEDEFEDLKPDKNRSGQRLYQKKDIERILEIKQLLYHDKYTIAGAKQRLKQRRKGASQLDFGFDRGAFIDLKNRIQEELESLLEILDKK; encoded by the coding sequence ATGAGTCTCAAACTTCCTGACAAACTGTTTTTCAAAATCGGCGAGGTCGCAGAGATCGCGGGCGTGGAACAACACGTCCTGCGCTACTGGGAAGACGAGTTCGAGGATTTGAAACCGGACAAGAACCGCTCCGGTCAGCGCCTGTACCAGAAGAAAGACATCGAGCGCATCCTCGAGATCAAGCAGTTGCTGTATCATGACAAATACACCATCGCCGGAGCGAAACAGCGGCTCAAACAGCGGCGCAAGGGTGCTTCCCAGCTCGATTTCGGGTTCGATCGCGGTGCCTTCATCGATCTCAAAAACCGAATTCAGGAAGAGCTGGAGTCTCTTCTCGAAATCCTCGATAAAAAATAA
- a CDS encoding TonB-dependent receptor family protein: MLCLVPLALGEEAVVESSEAVVLDPIEVTATRTKKSPGDIPNSLRLIERETWQRHQPGATVEEFALSAPGVFFQNRFNFAQDLRIAIRGFGARSPFGVRGIQVHVDGIPQTLPDGQTQLDSIDPSLIQRMEIVRGPSASLFGNASGGMISMTTRNPQSDGLELAPRQVFGSFGYFKTELWAGKQERGFDYGLFASRLGQTGWRDHSRMENLFAQLKFNIYSGMDSDWMVLFRKFHSPLTEDPGGLTFQQAETNPRQAASRNLLFNAGEEVGQEQLAVRYRKMPTAQDEWTITAHLLRRDFENRLPFTSGGRVRFDRWVGGLAAQWQNDRQLAGRTNRFLAGVDYGIQNDDRQRYDNNNGQQGALTFDQVERVQSVGPFFRNEWQVSDKLDVVIGGRWDWLHYRVDDAFGADGDQSGSQTLSQGSGTVGLVYHLADRHQVYANVASVFEAPTTTELINNPSGAGGFNPSLQSQTSLSQELGLRGTPSGWQYEAVVFYIRSWDEITPFELPAFPGRTFFRNAGKSRRLGVETRLATPTWRGLQAEVAYTFSDFEFDEFMANNVNLDGNTFPGVPAHHWEGRVSYAHPSGAFGQIRVQRVGRFFADNANTTTSAGYSLGQLLFGWKGKWECVEASLFAGVNNLFDDRYNANVRINAAFGRFFEPGPPINVFGGLSLRILPF, translated from the coding sequence ATGCTGTGTCTTGTTCCGTTGGCACTGGGCGAGGAAGCGGTGGTAGAGTCTTCAGAGGCCGTGGTGCTGGACCCGATCGAAGTCACCGCCACGCGCACGAAAAAATCGCCCGGCGATATCCCCAACAGTCTGCGTCTGATCGAGAGAGAAACCTGGCAACGCCATCAACCCGGCGCGACGGTGGAGGAGTTCGCGCTGAGCGCGCCCGGCGTGTTTTTCCAGAACCGGTTCAACTTCGCGCAGGACCTGCGCATCGCCATCCGCGGGTTTGGCGCACGGTCGCCCTTTGGTGTGCGCGGCATCCAGGTTCATGTGGATGGCATCCCGCAGACACTCCCCGACGGACAGACGCAGTTGGACTCCATCGACCCGTCTCTCATACAACGTATGGAAATTGTGCGCGGACCCTCGGCGTCGCTGTTCGGCAACGCGTCGGGCGGCATGATCTCCATGACCACCCGCAACCCGCAGTCGGACGGGTTGGAACTCGCTCCCCGGCAGGTGTTCGGCTCGTTCGGTTATTTCAAAACGGAATTGTGGGCGGGCAAACAGGAAAGGGGGTTCGACTACGGTCTGTTCGCCTCGCGGTTGGGCCAAACCGGTTGGCGCGACCACAGCCGCATGGAAAACCTGTTCGCCCAACTCAAGTTCAACATATATAGCGGAATGGATTCGGACTGGATGGTGCTGTTCCGCAAATTTCATTCGCCACTCACCGAAGACCCCGGCGGGTTGACGTTTCAGCAGGCCGAGACGAATCCCCGCCAGGCGGCGTCACGCAACCTGCTGTTCAACGCTGGAGAAGAGGTCGGCCAGGAACAGCTTGCCGTGCGCTACCGCAAAATGCCGACGGCACAGGATGAATGGACGATCACGGCGCATCTGCTTCGCCGCGATTTTGAAAACCGTTTGCCGTTCACCTCCGGCGGCCGCGTGCGGTTCGACCGCTGGGTGGGGGGTCTGGCGGCGCAGTGGCAGAACGATCGTCAACTTGCGGGCCGCACGAATCGCTTTCTCGCCGGAGTCGATTATGGCATCCAGAACGACGACCGCCAGCGGTACGACAACAACAACGGCCAGCAGGGAGCGTTGACCTTCGACCAGGTTGAGCGCGTGCAGAGCGTCGGTCCGTTTTTCCGCAACGAATGGCAAGTGTCGGACAAATTGGACGTGGTGATCGGCGGGCGCTGGGACTGGTTGCATTACCGCGTGGACGATGCGTTTGGCGCCGACGGCGATCAGTCCGGCTCGCAAACCCTGTCGCAGGGAAGCGGCACCGTGGGTTTGGTGTACCATCTGGCGGACCGGCACCAGGTGTACGCCAACGTGGCTTCGGTATTCGAAGCGCCGACCACCACGGAACTCATCAACAATCCATCCGGTGCGGGCGGGTTCAACCCCAGCCTCCAGTCGCAGACCTCCCTCAGCCAGGAGCTGGGCTTGCGCGGTACGCCCTCGGGGTGGCAGTACGAAGCAGTGGTGTTTTACATCCGGTCGTGGGACGAGATCACACCGTTCGAACTGCCCGCGTTTCCCGGCCGGACGTTTTTCCGCAACGCCGGGAAGTCGCGTCGCCTTGGCGTGGAGACGCGCCTGGCCACGCCCACGTGGCGCGGCCTGCAGGCGGAGGTCGCCTACACGTTTTCGGATTTCGAGTTTGACGAGTTCATGGCCAACAACGTCAACCTGGACGGCAACACCTTTCCCGGCGTACCGGCACACCATTGGGAGGGGCGGGTGAGTTACGCGCATCCGTCCGGCGCGTTCGGGCAGATCCGGGTGCAGAGGGTGGGGCGCTTTTTCGCCGACAATGCCAACACCACCACCAGTGCCGGGTACAGCCTGGGTCAGCTTCTTTTCGGCTGGAAAGGGAAATGGGAGTGCGTGGAGGCGTCGCTGTTCGCCGGAGTCAACAATCTGTTCGACGACCGGTACAACGCCAACGTCCGCATCAATGCCGCCTTCGGCCGCTTTTTCGAACCCGGTCCGCCGATCAATGTTTTTGGCGGCCTCAGCCTGCGCATCCTCCCGTTTTAA